The DNA region CAAACGCATGAAAGTTGAACACGTGAGGGCAATTTTTTAATAGTGAATTTACCACCACCTTCATTAATGGCAATTACGGAAGACATGGTGTTGGCTTCTTTAACAATACTGCGCTCAAATATTTCTTTAGGGAAAAGTTCGCCAATTGTTTTTTTGGCATATTCCGAAGCTTTTAAACTTTGCTTTTTTAACGAAACAATTTGCCCTGTCAGCTCTTTTTTCTGGTGGATAGGATAATCCTTTCCATCAAACCCTCGGGTTGTAATCTGTTCCAATGTTCCGTTATTGTCATAGTCATTGATCCACAATTTCATGGGATGTTCTTTAGAGGCCTCGTAGGGTACGTTTGTACCTTGATTTCCTAACACCAAATCCATATCGCCATCATCATCAAGGTCAACGGCTTCCGCAGTGTTCCACCACCCGTAAAGACTGTCAAGGTTTGTTGAAAGTCGGCTTAAGCGCCTACCTGAATTTTTGTAAATATTGGGTCTTCCCCATTCGGATGTAGTAACAAGATCCTGTTTGCCATCCCCATCAATATCGGCCCAAATAGCATCCGTTACCATGCCTGCATCTTTAAGGTCGTATGCCAATCGCTCCGTGGCATCAACGAATTTTCCATCACCTTGATTCTCCAAAAAGAGATGATCGGGATCAATGCCGTAGGTGCCAACAACACTTCTTGAACCAACAAACAGGTCAATATCGCCATCTTGGTCAAAATCATAGGGAGAAATAACTGAAATGTTTTTAAAGACAGAAGGGAGGTCATCTTTTGCTTTACTAAAATTCCCTCTTCCGTCATTTAGATATAATCTAGGTTTATATGTGTTTTCTTGATTAATGCGATTTCCGCCCGAGCCCACCACCAAGTCTTGGTCGCCATCGCCATCGGCATCAAAAAATGCAGCAGCGGTATCCTCAAAGTCAATATCAAAGCTTAATGGCTTTTTAGAAAGCTTGCCATTACCGGAATGGATATATACTACTCCGGGCTGCCCATCGGCTCCTCCTAAGAAAATATCTTCATTGCCATCGCCATTTGCATCACCAACAGCCAATGCAGGGCCTTCTTGTGATACCGATTTGGAAATTAATCCCTCGTAATCAAAGTCTTGATAAACATCTTCTTTGTGTGGGGCTAGCTTATCGTTTTTCAGTTCGGTGAGCAGTGTTTTTAGTTTGGATGGTTTGGGCAGGCTATATTTCTCGGTTGCCTCAGACCTTTTTAAGGTTAAAAGCTGGTCTGCGGAAACATTCTCTAGTTTCTGGGTGTAATCATCTGGCCAAATAACCCGAAGGGAATCTACGGTTGTGGTTGCACCTAGACCAATATCCATTACATAATCTACCGAAGATTGAAAACCACGTGAGGGAATCAATTCTTGAAAAACCACCTGGTCATCATAATACATTTTAATGCTTGTGCCTACAGCAAACGGATTCTGACCTTCGCCCACGAACTTTAATTTTATAAAGTGATTGTCCGTTAGCTCATTGGTTTTGTTCTTGTATATGAACGACTGCATGTTTACATTGTTCACAACAAGGTCTAAGTCTCCATCATTATCAAGGTCTCCGTATGCCGCTCCGTTCGATAAACTGGGGATTTCAAAGCCCCAATCAACTGCGGCGTTGTCAAAAGTTATATCGCCATTGTTTCTGTATGCATAATTGGGTTGCGGTTTAATGGGCATTTTATTGATAATGGAATCTATGGATTCTTTTTTACCCGTTAGTGCCATTTTTTGAATGATTTCATTGGCAAAGAAATCTACAAAATCAAGGTCCGTAAGGTCATGGTTTACTCCATTGGTGATAAAAATATCCCGAAGACCGTCATTATCCATATCAAATAAAAGTCCGGCCCAACTCCAGTCCGTTTTTGCTACGCCACTGTGGTAGGCAATTTCAGAAAAAGAACCATTGCCATTATTGAGTTGTAAAGTATTTTGAATGTACTGCTGATAAAAATCTTTACTCTGTTTTAATCTGAAAACATTGTAGCCTTCAAATTCCATGACTGATTTTACACGTTCGTCTCCTTCTGGAAGCATGTCCGTAATAAAAATATCGGCATTACCGTCATTATTAATATCGGCCATGTCAATACCCATTGCGGAAAGTGACAGGTGGGAAGTCCACTCTTTTATTTCCTCTGTAAAAGTGCCATCTTTTTGGTTGATGTAAAGGTAATCTCGTTCATAAAAGTCATTAGAAACGTAGATATCAGGCCACAAGTCTCCGTTAATGTCACTGACCATAACGCCAAGACCAAAGCCAATAAGGCTTCCGTAAATGCCAGCTTCCTCACTTACATCTGTAAATGTACCATTGTCATTGCGTAAAAGCATATCGCCCACACCTCTAAAAATATGTGGTACGCCTTCCCAGTCCTGTGCTCTAACACTGCGTTGTTCTGCATAACCCAAACTGCTAACAGGAATATTGCTGTTGTTTAAAATATAGGCATCAAGGTCGCCATCTTTATCATAATCAAAAAATGATGCATGAGTAGAAAAGCCGGTTTCGGCAAGGTTATAGTCTTTTGCTTTTTCAGAAAAGGTAAGGTCTCCGTTATTAATGTAGAGGTCATTGTCATGATTGTTGCCTTCCATGTTACCTGCATTGCTCACGTAGATGTCCAAGAATCCATCTGCATTAATATCGGCCATGACAACACCTGTAGACCACGGTTTATTCCCTACAACTCCTGCCTTCTCGGAAATATCTTCAAACTTAAAATCACCTTTATTGAGGTATAGTTTGTTCGGACCCATATTTGCAGAAAGGTAGATGTCTGCAAGTCCGTCATTGTTGATATCACCAATGGCAACCCCACCACCATTATAGAAATTACGGTATTTGAAGATGTTGAAATTCTTTTGGTTCTGAACAGCGTTGATAAAATCGATGCCTGTCTCTTCTGCCGGAAGCATACTAAATAGTGTTTCTTTTTTTTGGGTTTCAGCAGTATCCTCTTTCGTTTCGCTTTTACACGAAATGAGAAGGGTCATTATAAAAATAACTGTCCTAAGAGGTGCTTTAAAAACCATTTTGGTTATTGATTGCATACTATTTATAACTTTTTTTTGATAGAAAAACAGGGGTGTCATTATTTCTGCCAATGATGTAGAATTCTTTCTTTTTTACTTTAATCTTGGCAATACTTCTTGCAGGCCCTTCTATGTTGAATTTCTGATTGCTCAGCCACTCAAAATCTCCTTTTTGGTTGTTTCGTAAAATGATGCCGTGCGCGGCATCCATTCTGCCCAATTGTGTGCTTATTTCGGATGTATTGCCAACTATAAGGAGGTCTTTAAAGCCGTCATTATCAAAGTCGTCTACTGCAATATCATGAATTGTAGATGCTTGTGCAATAGTTGGAAGTGCTTTTATTTTAAAATTGCCAACTCCATCGTTTTCGTAAAATAAACTTTGTAATTCATAGACCTTTTTTTGACCAGATTTCGTCAATTTTTCATGTGAAAACAAATCGGAAACTGAGGCTTTAGCAAAATCTTTATACGATAGAAATTGCTTGTTCAAATACGGTAATTGTTTTACGAGTTCATCTTTAGATGAAAATGGAGTTTCCGTTTGTTGTTGGAAATGGGTTACAATTGGATCTATGGTTCCATTTTGGTCAAAATCTGTACTATAAAGAGTGATGGGTTCTGATTTTGATACACTAAACTTGCTGTTTAGACCCCAGTTTCCCGCAACAAAATCAATATCGCCATCATTGTCAAAGTCATCGGCAACTATGGTGTTCCACCAACCATTGCTTTCTTTTAAGTTTTGGTGATTTTGGAGTTGCAATAGTTTTCCGTCATTGTAGAAAATAGAAATAGGCATCCAATGGCCAACTGCTATG from Zobellia alginiliquefaciens includes:
- a CDS encoding VCBS repeat-containing protein is translated as MQSITKMVFKAPLRTVIFIMTLLISCKSETKEDTAETQKKETLFSMLPAEETGIDFINAVQNQKNFNIFKYRNFYNGGGVAIGDINNDGLADIYLSANMGPNKLYLNKGDFKFEDISEKAGVVGNKPWSTGVVMADINADGFLDIYVSNAGNMEGNNHDNDLYINNGDLTFSEKAKDYNLAETGFSTHASFFDYDKDGDLDAYILNNSNIPVSSLGYAEQRSVRAQDWEGVPHIFRGVGDMLLRNDNGTFTDVSEEAGIYGSLIGFGLGVMVSDINGDLWPDIYVSNDFYERDYLYINQKDGTFTEEIKEWTSHLSLSAMGIDMADINNDGNADIFITDMLPEGDERVKSVMEFEGYNVFRLKQSKDFYQQYIQNTLQLNNGNGSFSEIAYHSGVAKTDWSWAGLLFDMDNDGLRDIFITNGVNHDLTDLDFVDFFANEIIQKMALTGKKESIDSIINKMPIKPQPNYAYRNNGDITFDNAAVDWGFEIPSLSNGAAYGDLDNDGDLDLVVNNVNMQSFIYKNKTNELTDNHFIKLKFVGEGQNPFAVGTSIKMYYDDQVVFQELIPSRGFQSSVDYVMDIGLGATTTVDSLRVIWPDDYTQKLENVSADQLLTLKRSEATEKYSLPKPSKLKTLLTELKNDKLAPHKEDVYQDFDYEGLISKSVSQEGPALAVGDANGDGNEDIFLGGADGQPGVVYIHSGNGKLSKKPLSFDIDFEDTAAAFFDADGDGDQDLVVGSGGNRINQENTYKPRLYLNDGRGNFSKAKDDLPSVFKNISVISPYDFDQDGDIDLFVGSRSVVGTYGIDPDHLFLENQGDGKFVDATERLAYDLKDAGMVTDAIWADIDGDGKQDLVTTSEWGRPNIYKNSGRRLSRLSTNLDSLYGWWNTAEAVDLDDDGDMDLVLGNQGTNVPYEASKEHPMKLWINDYDNNGTLEQITTRGFDGKDYPIHQKKELTGQIVSLKKQSLKASEYAKKTIGELFPKEIFERSIVKEANTMSSVIAINEGGGKFTIKKLPSRVQLSCVCGITCADVNKDGNLDLIMAGNNFEFKPQYSRLDASYGNVLIGDGNLNFKWQDYGTSGFFIKNEVKHLKQFKDKNGKSYLIAAINNSSPKIYALD